A single window of Helicobacter macacae MIT 99-5501 DNA harbors:
- a CDS encoding radical SAM protein yields MPPKNPTPQNPIKNTAQISPQIIFGPVLSRRFGRSLGVDLSPSVKQCNFDCVYCELHKAKPVDSMSEIVPYTQILEAIKGGLQAHKDICVLTFTATGEPTLYPQLYELISATKPLLPPHIKTLILSNGSKFQAQKKALALFDIVKFSIDAAILGDFRKIDRPSKRLSLPSILRGIEDFSIDFRGELVAEVLLVEGHNDSEENLRSIAEFLRNIRISRVDLGSIDRPSAYQVKAVSEEKLRWASEFFAGLNLSLPKRAKIESKDALSVADISQVCPKDCSKKDCSKNKKTKSSNPKQSQNLPPNNHKNAKSYTKDSLLKFIATRPVERDEAELLFDKRTLKILSSLLEEKKIALKSQAQNTFYTIAKA; encoded by the coding sequence ATGCCACCCAAAAATCCCACCCCACAAAACCCTATCAAAAACACCGCGCAAATATCCCCCCAAATCATATTTGGACCTGTGCTATCGCGCCGATTTGGACGCTCTTTGGGGGTAGATTTGTCCCCTAGCGTGAAGCAGTGCAATTTTGATTGTGTGTATTGCGAGCTACACAAAGCAAAGCCTGTGGATTCTATGAGTGAGATTGTTCCTTATACACAGATTTTAGAAGCGATAAAAGGCGGGCTGCAAGCGCACAAAGACATTTGCGTGCTGACTTTCACAGCCACAGGAGAGCCCACACTCTACCCGCAGCTTTATGAGCTTATAAGCGCGACAAAGCCACTTTTGCCACCACATATCAAAACACTTATCCTTAGCAATGGCTCAAAATTCCAAGCGCAAAAAAAGGCTTTAGCACTTTTTGACATCGTGAAATTCTCAATCGATGCGGCGATTTTAGGCGATTTTAGGAAAATCGACCGCCCAAGCAAGAGGCTATCTTTGCCAAGCATATTGCGCGGTATAGAGGATTTTAGTATAGATTTTCGTGGGGAGCTAGTCGCTGAAGTCTTGCTAGTAGAGGGACATAATGATAGTGAGGAAAATCTACGCTCTATCGCGGAGTTTTTGCGAAATATCCGCATATCTCGCGTGGATTTGGGCAGCATAGATAGACCTAGTGCCTATCAAGTCAAAGCCGTGAGTGAGGAGAAGCTACGGTGGGCAAGTGAGTTTTTTGCAGGGCTAAATCTATCGCTACCAAAGAGGGCAAAAATAGAATCTAAAGACGCACTAAGTGTGGCAGATATATCTCAAGTTTGCCCAAAAGATTGCTCCAAAAAAGATTGCTCCAAAAATAAGAAAACAAAATCTAGCAATCCTAAGCAATCCCAAAATCTCCCACCAAATAACCACAAAAATGCCAAATCATACACCAAAGATTCTCTACTGAAATTTATCGCTACGCGCCCTGTGGAGCGAGATGAAGCGGAATTACTTTTTGATAAGCGCACGCTTAAGATTTTGAGCTCTTTGCTAGAGGAGAAAAAAATCGCACTCAAATCCCAAGCGCAGAA
- the yaaA gene encoding peroxide stress protein YaaA produces MQILFSPSEAKLSPKEITNASTTKRSILEDALWGGQVARNANISAYLDALQKSSELIKIFGTKRVDMDMLSACLELANAPRIEALKLYSGVAYKALDFASLEKKAQDFLLESTLIFSNLFGLVRGFDPLPYYHLNQNYRSKNLSLNALYKAQRDEISAFLDKIIIDLRAGVYAKAYPLKSANFCQPHYILPIPKGTSHQAKLYRGLALRELAIASLQGKQALQKILSEKFVYVD; encoded by the coding sequence ATGCAGATTTTATTCTCTCCTAGTGAAGCCAAGCTCTCCCCAAAAGAAATCACAAATGCAAGCACCACAAAAAGATCTATCTTAGAAGACGCACTTTGGGGCGGGCAAGTAGCGCGAAACGCTAATATAAGCGCGTATTTAGACGCATTGCAAAAATCTAGCGAGCTAATCAAAATCTTTGGCACAAAGCGCGTAGATATGGATATGCTTAGTGCTTGCCTAGAGTTAGCAAATGCGCCTCGCATAGAAGCCTTGAAGCTATATAGTGGCGTGGCTTACAAGGCATTAGATTTTGCGAGCCTAGAGAAAAAGGCACAAGATTTTTTGTTAGAATCTACGCTTATTTTTAGCAATCTTTTTGGGCTTGTGAGGGGATTTGACCCCCTGCCCTACTATCATCTAAACCAAAATTATCGCTCCAAAAATCTAAGCCTAAACGCCCTATACAAAGCCCAAAGAGATGAGATTAGCGCGTTTTTGGATAAAATCATCATAGATTTACGCGCAGGAGTATATGCCAAAGCATATCCGCTTAAAAGTGCGAATTTTTGCCAGCCACACTACATTTTGCCTATCCCAAAAGGCACTTCTCATCAAGCAAAACTCTATCGTGGGTTAGCCCTAAGAGAGCTAGCCATAGCCTCTTTGCAGGGCAAGCAAGCCTTGCAAAAAATACTTAGCGAAAAATTTGTCTATGTGGATTAG